Proteins found in one Miscanthus floridulus cultivar M001 chromosome 4, ASM1932011v1, whole genome shotgun sequence genomic segment:
- the LOC136548570 gene encoding type I inositol polyphosphate 5-phosphatase 12-like has translation MERDVGERCRRRLSAKATEGSGGESSTRDVGERCQLRLSTKAAEGSGSESSTRDTDERCRRGLSVKAAEGSGGESSTRDVGEGCRRRLSAKAAEGSGGESSTRDIGEGCRRRLSAKAVEGSGGKSSTRDVGERCRRGLLAKAAKGSGGESSMRADEGSGGEWSARADKSSNGESSTKADESSGIESSTRANQSSWRLAINEG, from the coding sequence atggAGAGGGATGTCGgagaaagatgtcggcgaaggttGTCAGCGAAGGCCACCGAGGGCAGCGGCGGTGAGTCGTCGACAAGGGACGTCGGTGAAAGATGTCAGCTACGGCTGTCGACGAAGGCCGCCGAGGGCAGCGGCagtgagtcgtcgacgagggacACTGACGAAAGATGTCGACGAGGGCTATCGGTGAAGGCCGCTGAGGGCAGCGGCGGTGAGTCATCGACGAGGGACGTtggcgaaggatgtcggcgacggctatcggcgaaggccgccgagggcagcggcggcgagtcatcgacgagggacatcggcgaaggatgtcggcgaaggctgtCGGCGAAGGCCGTGGAGGGCAGCGGCGGTAAGTCATCGACGAGGGACGTCGGTGAAAGATGTCGGCGAGGGCTGTTGGCGAAGGCCGCCAAGGGCAGCGGTGGTGAGTCGTCGATGAGGGCTGATGAGGGCAGCGGTGGCGAGTGGTCGGCGAGGGCTGATAAGAGCAGCAACGGGGAATCGTCGACAAAGGCTGACGAGAGCAGCGGCATCGAGTCAtcgacgagggccaaccagagcagctGGCGGCTAGCCATCAACGAGGGCTga